From the Lathyrus oleraceus cultivar Zhongwan6 chromosome 4, CAAS_Psat_ZW6_1.0, whole genome shotgun sequence genome, one window contains:
- the LOC127135253 gene encoding uncharacterized protein LOC127135253, producing MVGEIDTTSIEPVRHGVSLFDDKSDPKKFLPTWNKRDYEKEIEDLTKELASYKVQLEAKHVAHIKALLKPEQNQKMIHELSTLLKNSDIERNKYVNECSESRASKDGLESMTKEMADLKLETVKVRDQLSHVLSELKATQRELVDKDTEICMARDSELNALEKAEQLENELKMEKEHKEELLQQVTSAKEEIIELNNNNQSLIDELKMSKERDIETQVEISLLKSKSHLQEYSLAYKNGSYSYVTDQSKDEAEKLNREKEKEKEKDNDSIRISLEEYNYLVKEVAKGSEKGNEIELAFMKRELENASLKISEMRNRAEQAISRAELAENGKAALEDKIRRHREHRLRKKAALTALREESTPKPFTPSTSYGTPSLYQPLSKVLNMKL from the exons ATGGTTGGTGAGATTGATACTACATCAATTGAACCTGTCCGGCACGGAGTCTCTTTATTCGACGATAAAAGCGATCCGAAGAAATTTCTACCTACATGGAATAAG CGTGACTATGAGAAAGAGATTGAGGATTTGACAAAGGAATTGGCAAGCTACAAGGTTCAGTTAGAAGCTAAGCATGTTGCACACATCAAAGCACTTCTTAAGCCGGAACAAAACCAGAAAATGATTCATGAGTTGTCTACCTTGCTTAAGAACTCTGATATCGAAAGAAATAAGTACGTGAACGAATGTTCGGAGAGTAGAGCTAGCAAAGACGGGCTTGAATCGATGACGAAAGAGATGGCTGATCTTAAATTAGAAACTGTGAAAGTTCGGGACCAGCTTTCGCATGTTTTGAGTGAATTGAAGGCCACACAACGAGAACTTGTTGATAAAGATACTGAGATTTGTATGGCTAGAGATTCGGAATTGAACGCTTTGGAGAAGGCGGAACAGTTGGAAAATGAATTGAAGATGGAAAAGGAACATAAAGAAGAACTTTTACAGCAAGTTACAAGTGCAAAGGAAGAGATAATTGAATTGAATAACAATAATCAATCACTCATAGACGAGTTGAAGATGAGTAAAGAAAGAGACATTGAAACACAAGTCGAGATTTCATTGCTGAAATCGAAATCTCATCTTCAAGAATATAGCCTGGCTTACAAGAATGGATCATATTCATATGTCACTGATCAATCAAAGGACGAAGCTGAAAAGTTAAAtagagagaaagagaaagagaaagagaaagacAATGACAGTATCAGAATCAGTTTGGAAGAATACAACTACTTGGTTAAAGAGGTTGCGAAGGGAAGTGAAAAAGGAAACGAGATAGAGTTAGCATTCATGAAAAGAGAGCTTGAAAATGCATCATTGAAAATTTCAGAGATGAGGAATCGTGCGGAACAAGCTATCAGCAGAGCTGAGTTAGCTGAGAATGGTAAAGCAGCATTGGAGGATAAGATAAGGAGACACCGCGAACATAGGCTGAGAAAGAAGGCGGCTCTAACCGCGCTTCGCGAGGAATCTACGCCTAAACCATTTACTCCTTCAACATCATATGGAACACCAAGTCTGTACCAGCCATTAAGTAAAGTTCTCAATATGAAGTTGTAA